A genomic stretch from Arachis stenosperma cultivar V10309 chromosome 3, arast.V10309.gnm1.PFL2, whole genome shotgun sequence includes:
- the LOC130965304 gene encoding probable beta-1,4-xylosyltransferase IRX10L produces the protein MGPLKWALLGVLLSASLFATDSVELRRNQPTERISGSAGDVLEDDPVGRLKVFVYELPSKYNKKILQKDPRCLNHMFAAEIFMHRFLLSSPVRTLNPEEADWFYTPVYTTCDLTPNGLPLPFKSPRMMRSAIQLISANWPYWNRTEGADHFFVVPHDFGACFHYQEEKAIERGILPLLQRATLVQTFGQRNHVCLKEGSITIPPYAPPQKMHTHLIPDKTPRSIFVYFRGLFYDVGNDPEGGYYARGARAAVWENFKDNPLFDISTEHPTTYYEDMQRAVFCLCPLGWAPWSPRLVEAVIFGCIPVIIADDIVLPFADAIPWEEIGVFVDEEDVPKLDTILTSIPPEVILRKQRLLANPSMKQAMLFPQPAQPGDAFHQVLNGLARKLPHDKNAFLKPGEKVLNWTAGPVADLKPW, from the exons ATGGGACCTTTGAAGTGGGCTCTTCTTGGGGTTCTTCTTTCTGCTTCTCTCTTTGCAACTGATTCTGTCGAGCTGCGCAGGAACCAACCCACCGAAAGGATTTCAG GTAGTGCTGGTGATGTATTGGAAGATGATCCAGTGGGAAGGTTGAAAGTTTTTGTTTATGAACTTCCAAGTAAATATAATAAGAAAATTCTGCAAAAGGACCCAAGATGCCTCAACCATATGTTTGCTGCCGAGATCTTTATGCACCGGTTTCTGTTATCTAGCCCTGTCCGAACTCTTAATCCTGAAGAAGCTGATTGGTTTTATACCCCTGTATATACTACCTGTGACTTGACACCAAATGGTCTCCCTTTGCCCTTCAAATCACCACGAATGATGAGAAGTGCCATACAGCTTATTTCTGCAAATTGGCCTTATTGGAACCGGACAGAAGGTGCTGATCATTTCTTTGTAGTTCCTCATGACTTTGGGGCATGTTTTCATTATCAA GAAGAAAAGGCAATTGAGAGAGGGATTCTTCCGCTGCTACAGCGTGCAACATTGGTTCAAACATTTGGACAGAGGAATCATGTATGCTtgaaagagggttcaatcaccATTCCTCCATATGCTCCACCACAAAAAATGCATACACATTTAATTCCTGATAAGACCCCCAGGTCCATTTTTGTTTACTTCAGAGGACTTTTTTATGATGTTGGAAATGACCCTGAAGGTGGATACTATGCAAG AGGTGCAAGAGCAGCAGTGTGGGAGAACTTTAAGGACAATCCATTATTTGACATTTCCACCGAACATCCAACCACATACTATGAGGACATGCAACGAGCCGTGTTTTGTTTGTGTCCGCTTGGATGGGCCCCTTGGAGCCCAAGATTGGTTGAGGCTGTGATATTTGGTTGCATCCCTGTTATTATTGCAGATGATATTGTCCTGCCATTTGCTGATGCAATTCCATGGGAAGAGATTGGGGTGTTTGTCGATGAGGAGGATGTCCCTAAGTTGGATACTATACTCACATCCATCCCACCAGAAGTTATACTAAGGAAACAAAGATTGCTTGCTAACCCTTCcatgaagcaagctatgctTTTCCCACAACCTGCTCAACCGGGAGATGCTTTCCATCAAGTTTTGAATGGCCTTGCCCGGAAATTGCCACACGACAAGAATGCGTTCTTGAAACCAGGGGAGAAGGTCTTGAATTGGACTGCTGGACCTGTGGCTGACCTTAAACCTTGGTAG